One segment of Luteolibacter arcticus DNA contains the following:
- the mutS gene encoding DNA mismatch repair protein MutS, which produces MSAPTLTPMMAQYQAMRRSLPDDVLLLYRLGDFYEMFFDDAKTAAPILNVALTKRNAVPMCGVPYHAADAYIAKLVRAGKRVAIAEQTSEPSPGKIVQREIARIISAGSIIESHLLDDQRPNYLAAVFLLGKSRGLACVDHSTGEFTVAEFADQAQLDDELARLTPSELLISDEQLSGFGHLPAAQPYDGYAFLPDPARQMLCDHFSVHSLDGFGCADAPSAVAAAGAILHYLVHQLRRPCDHLRSLKMRENGRHVLIDAASQRNLDLIDSRSGKKHTLLGVLDRTKTPMGARLLRDWILHPLRDREPLDKRHDFIAALLEQPFILSKCRESLQGIRDIERTVGRLSQGAGNARDLQALAISLGHIPALQEDLGCLGVPHAKGLRAFPDLVDHLQVSLAEEPPANLKDGGMIRDGHSPELDELRSLSRDGKSWIAKLQEDERKRTGIDSLKVKFNNVFGYFIEITSSKLAKVPDDYTRKQTMANCERYITPALKEMENKVLGAEERAKQLEYELFLQLRLEVCKELEALQHTAAAIAEIDVLCGLAETAQTHGHVRPVLEDSRHLVITNGRHPVLEQTLVEEKFVPNDTTFDPADSLLQILTGPNMAGKSTYIRQVALITLMAQTGAFVPAENAVVGMVDRIFCRVGASDDLSRGQSTFMVEMNETALILNHATDRSLVILDEIGRGTATFDGLSIAWAVAEHLHDVIGCRTLFATHYHELTDLANTRAAVANFNVAVREWNDEIIFLRKILPGAADKSYGIQVARLAGLPKPIIERAKSILSHLELNSAKPDAKKQGPKAKNMKQGQDQDGMPAANAPQLDLFGEF; this is translated from the coding sequence ATGTCCGCACCGACGCTCACCCCGATGATGGCGCAGTACCAAGCCATGCGCCGCTCGCTGCCGGATGACGTGCTGCTGCTCTACCGGCTGGGCGATTTCTACGAGATGTTCTTCGACGACGCGAAGACCGCCGCGCCGATCCTCAACGTGGCCCTCACCAAGCGCAACGCGGTGCCGATGTGCGGCGTGCCGTATCACGCGGCCGATGCCTACATCGCCAAGTTGGTGAGGGCCGGCAAGCGGGTGGCCATCGCCGAGCAGACCAGCGAGCCGTCCCCGGGGAAGATCGTCCAGCGGGAGATCGCGCGGATCATTTCGGCCGGCTCGATCATCGAGAGCCACCTGCTGGATGACCAGCGGCCGAACTATCTCGCGGCGGTGTTTCTTCTCGGGAAGTCGCGGGGTCTGGCGTGCGTCGATCACTCGACCGGCGAGTTCACGGTCGCGGAGTTCGCCGACCAAGCCCAGCTCGATGACGAACTCGCGCGTCTGACGCCGTCCGAGCTGTTGATTTCGGATGAGCAGCTTTCAGGCTTCGGCCATCTGCCCGCGGCGCAGCCCTATGATGGCTACGCCTTCCTGCCGGATCCCGCGCGGCAAATGCTATGCGACCACTTCAGCGTGCACTCGCTGGATGGCTTCGGCTGCGCCGATGCGCCCTCGGCGGTGGCGGCTGCGGGGGCGATCCTTCATTATCTGGTCCATCAGCTCCGCCGCCCGTGCGATCATTTGCGCTCGCTGAAGATGCGGGAGAATGGCCGGCACGTGCTGATCGATGCGGCGTCGCAGCGCAACCTGGACTTGATCGACTCGCGCTCGGGGAAGAAGCACACGCTGCTCGGCGTGCTCGACCGTACCAAGACGCCGATGGGTGCGCGCTTGCTGCGTGACTGGATCCTCCACCCGCTGCGGGATCGCGAGCCTCTGGACAAGCGCCATGATTTCATTGCGGCGTTGTTAGAACAGCCGTTCATCCTTTCGAAGTGCCGGGAATCGCTGCAGGGCATTCGCGACATCGAGCGCACCGTCGGGCGCCTTTCGCAGGGAGCGGGGAATGCGCGCGACCTTCAGGCGCTGGCCATTTCGCTGGGTCATATCCCGGCGCTGCAGGAAGATCTCGGCTGCCTCGGCGTTCCGCATGCAAAGGGGCTGCGGGCCTTTCCCGATCTGGTCGATCATTTGCAGGTCTCGCTGGCCGAAGAGCCGCCGGCCAATCTCAAGGACGGCGGGATGATCCGCGATGGCCATTCGCCGGAACTCGATGAACTCCGCTCGCTGTCGCGCGATGGCAAGTCGTGGATCGCCAAGTTGCAGGAGGATGAGCGCAAGCGCACGGGCATCGACTCGCTGAAGGTGAAGTTCAACAACGTCTTCGGCTACTTCATCGAGATCACCTCATCGAAGCTCGCCAAGGTGCCGGACGACTACACGCGCAAGCAGACGATGGCGAACTGCGAGCGCTACATCACCCCGGCGCTCAAGGAGATGGAGAACAAGGTGCTGGGCGCCGAGGAACGTGCCAAGCAGCTTGAGTATGAGCTATTCCTCCAGCTCCGCCTGGAAGTCTGCAAGGAGCTGGAAGCGCTCCAGCACACGGCTGCGGCGATTGCGGAGATCGATGTGCTCTGCGGGCTCGCGGAGACCGCGCAGACCCACGGCCATGTCCGTCCGGTCTTGGAAGACTCGCGGCATCTCGTGATCACCAATGGCCGGCATCCGGTGCTGGAGCAGACCCTGGTGGAGGAGAAGTTCGTTCCCAATGACACGACCTTCGATCCTGCCGACTCGCTGTTGCAGATTCTAACAGGACCTAACATGGCGGGTAAATCGACCTACATCCGTCAGGTCGCATTGATCACGCTGATGGCCCAGACGGGGGCTTTCGTGCCCGCGGAGAATGCGGTGGTGGGGATGGTGGACCGGATTTTCTGCCGCGTGGGTGCTTCGGATGATCTCTCGCGCGGGCAATCGACCTTCATGGTGGAGATGAACGAGACCGCGCTGATTTTGAACCACGCGACCGATCGCTCGCTGGTGATCCTTGATGAGATCGGGCGTGGCACGGCGACCTTCGACGGGCTGTCGATCGCTTGGGCGGTGGCCGAGCATTTGCACGATGTGATCGGCTGCCGAACGCTATTCGCGACGCACTACCATGAGCTGACCGATCTCGCGAACACGCGCGCTGCGGTGGCGAATTTCAATGTGGCGGTGCGCGAGTGGAACGATGAGATCATCTTCCTGCGCAAGATCCTGCCGGGCGCGGCGGACAAGAGCTACGGGATTCAGGTGGCGCGTTTGGCCGGCTTGCCGAAGCCGATCATCGAGCGGGCGAAGTCGATTTTGTCGCATCTTGAGCTGAACTCGGCGAAGCCCGATGCGAAGAAGCAGGGACCGAAGGCGAAGAACATGAAGCAAGGTCAGGATCAGGATGGGATGCCGGCGGCGAATGCGCCGCAGTTGGATTTGTTTGGGGAGTTTTAG
- a CDS encoding L,D-transpeptidase, translating into MNYSTSLLSVLASVLALILASCANKSVTLGPDGKPIDSQGKPTNPFPPGTYDHFKAEPDYPKTMKVWKNEPLLSKTNDSNSRVVISLPLQRGFLMNGEEVVIDYPISSGVPSRPTPPGDYKILEKIVDKSSNAYGKVFDAEGNQVDGETPKDVPEGGKFVGAPMNYWMRLTWDGVGHHIGPLPRSRRAASHACIRGPSAVMPIVYGKVRVGSPVSVVED; encoded by the coding sequence ATGAACTATTCGACGTCCCTTTTGAGCGTGCTCGCCAGCGTTTTGGCGCTGATTTTGGCCAGTTGTGCCAACAAGTCCGTGACCCTCGGTCCCGATGGCAAGCCGATCGACTCGCAAGGCAAGCCGACCAATCCCTTCCCGCCCGGCACCTACGACCACTTCAAGGCGGAGCCCGACTACCCGAAGACGATGAAGGTCTGGAAGAACGAGCCGCTCCTTTCCAAGACAAACGACAGCAACTCGCGGGTCGTGATCTCGCTGCCGCTGCAACGCGGATTTCTCATGAATGGGGAAGAGGTGGTGATCGATTATCCGATTTCCAGCGGCGTTCCATCGCGGCCGACGCCTCCGGGAGATTACAAGATCCTCGAGAAGATCGTGGACAAGTCTTCCAACGCCTACGGCAAGGTTTTCGACGCCGAAGGCAACCAGGTGGACGGCGAAACCCCGAAGGATGTGCCGGAAGGCGGCAAGTTCGTGGGGGCGCCGATGAATTACTGGATGCGGCTGACGTGGGACGGTGTGGGCCATCATATCGGGCCGCTTCCTCGCTCGCGGCGGGCGGCTTCGCATGCCTGTATCCGCGGGCCGAGTGCCGTGATGCCGATCGTTTACGGCAAGGTGAGGGTCGGATCCCCGGTGTCGGTGGTGGAGGATTGA
- a CDS encoding cytochrome b562, protein MKKLIFPALLLASALMLPTPLRADEDTPLAKEMEKVDEAFKGFRRETDPVKGAKAAREAQDAVLKTVALVPAMIEKMPAGEAKDKAIAAYRTQMGQLFVIFCEVESAFIAKDLPAVTKLVESVKGSKKKGHDEFMEEEEE, encoded by the coding sequence ATGAAGAAACTGATTTTTCCCGCCCTGCTACTGGCTTCCGCCCTGATGCTGCCGACCCCGCTGCGTGCCGATGAGGACACCCCGCTTGCCAAGGAAATGGAAAAGGTGGACGAAGCCTTCAAGGGCTTCCGCCGCGAGACCGACCCCGTGAAGGGAGCCAAGGCTGCCCGCGAGGCGCAGGACGCCGTGCTCAAGACCGTCGCGCTCGTCCCCGCGATGATCGAAAAGATGCCGGCCGGTGAGGCCAAGGACAAGGCCATCGCCGCCTACCGCACCCAGATGGGCCAGCTCTTCGTCATCTTCTGCGAAGTCGAGTCCGCCTTCATCGCCAAGGACCTCCCCGCCGTGACCAAGCTGGTCGAGTCCGTGAAGGGCTCCAAGAAGAAGGGCCACGACGAGTTCATGGAAGAAGAGGAGGAGTAA